From a region of the Odontesthes bonariensis isolate fOdoBon6 chromosome 4, fOdoBon6.hap1, whole genome shotgun sequence genome:
- the hmx1 gene encoding homeobox protein HMX1, with amino-acid sequence MQDKLTDNQTPASTRASSFFIDNLLGTGRGGQESVVGSGGKEAGADIFSIERHFNALHAEKSDPAAHGSSFRALSSYRNASLQWNCVESTLCFRPLGIPQSPKGNTSSEAPSCLTSTSDRGSPAVSESITESSDETDRKTSDSSVTDDNEDAPNAFDARSGQDASSDPSSTRKKKTRTVFSRSQVFQLESTFDVKRYLSSSERAALAASLHLTETQVKIWFQNRRNKWKRQLTADLETAHLPNSNQRIVRVPILYHEGPTPTAALGFSLNGHPLSPHVLGFSGSINYPLSSFAHSMSMLRSQMTGLV; translated from the exons atgcaggatAAACTGACAGACAACCAGACTCCCGCTTCAACGAGGGCGTCGTCTTTTTTTATCGACAATCTGCTGGGCACGGGGCGGGGTGGGCAGGAGTCGGTGGTGGGCAGCGGTGGAAAAGAGGCTGGTGCAGACATTTTTTCCATCGAGCGACATTTCAACGCACTTCACGCCGAAAAGAGTGACCCAGCGGCCCATGGCTCCAGCTTCAGAGCACTGTCCTCGTACAGAAACGCGTCGTTGCAGTGGAACTGCGTGGAATCTACACTGTGTTTCAGACCTTTGGGAATACCACAGA GTCCAAAAGGCAACACCAGTTCAGAGGCTCCAAGCTGCTTAACATCAACCAGTGACAGAGGATCACCCGCTGTTTCTGAGTCGATAACTGAGAGCAGCGACGAAACCGACAGAAAAACCAGCGACAGCAGCGTCACAGACGACAACGAGGACGCGCCAAACGCTTTTGACGCACGATCTGGGCAGGACGCATCGTCTGACCCGAGCTCCACCCGGAAAAAGAAAACCCGGACCGTCTTCAGTCGCAGCCAGGTGTTTCAGCTGGAGTCCACTTTTGATGTGAAACGGTATCTGAGCAGCTCGGAGAGAGCGGCTTTGGCAGCGTCTCTTCACCTGACGGAGACTCAGGTCAAAATCTGGTTTCAGAACAGGAGGAATAAGTGGAAGAGACAGCTTACGGCGGATCTAGAGACTGCACACCTCCCAAACTCGAACCAACGGATTGTCAGGGTGCCTATACTTTATCACGAGGGACCTACACCCACTGCAGCATTGGGTTTCAGCTTAAACGGACATCCACTTTCTCCACATGTGCTGGGCTTTTCCGGCTCCATCAACTACCCTCTGTCGTCCTTTGCTCATTCTATGAGCATGTTACGATCGCAGATGACTGGCCTGGTGTAA
- the hmx4 gene encoding H6 family homeobox 4, giving the protein MNKAEAPCRPTASLKFTIDNILNLKTSGRSRDYCQPAGLQDELGTAMCKESFQSHSEEKRPEQRPDPDSRLNERELFTNCSRETESVTSCGSQRKATEARCESGDSSCDDSSSSAAKGGSATKKSKIITKKKTRTIFSKRQIFQLESTFDMKRYLSSAERACLASSLQLTETQVKIWFQNRRNKLKRQISTEIDGPVSEFPETVKPVVVGQLPALYKESNLLGRCLLPMPLPVVYPGSSTPYLCFSNASKYFSLYDGDV; this is encoded by the exons ATGAACAAAGCAGAAGCACCATGTCGACCCACCGCCTCTCTGAAATTCACAATTGACAACATCCTCAACCTCAAAACAAGTGGGAGAAGTCGTGACTATTGTCAGCCCGCCGGACTGCAGGATGAACTGGGCACAGCGATGTGTAAAGAAAGTTTCCAGAGCCACAGCGAGGAGAAAAGACCCGAGCAGAGGCCGGACCCGGACAGCAGGCTGAATGAAAGAG AGTTgttcacaaactgcagcagagaaacgGAATCTGTCACCAGCTGTGGGAGCCAGAGGAAGGCGACGGAGGCGCGCTGCGAGAGCGGAGACAGCAGCTGCGACGATAGCAGCTCCAGCGCTGCAAAAGGAGGGAGCGCAACCAAAAAGAGCAAAATAATAACGAAAAAGAAGACGCGCACCATTTTTTCCAAAAGACAGATTTTTCAGTTGGAGTCTACCTTCGACATGAAACGCTATCTAAGCAGCGCAGAGCGCGCTTGCCTTGCCAGTTCCCTGCAGCTCACAGAGACCCAGGTGAAGATATGGTTTCAGAACCGCAGGAATAAGTTAAAACGACAAATCTCGACCGAAATCGACGGACCAGTTAGCGAGTTCCCCGAGACTGTAAAGCCTGTGGTGGTGGGGCAGCTCCCGGCCTTGTACAAAGAGAGCAACCTGCTGGGGAGATGCTTGCTGCCCATGCCCCTGCCCGTTGTGTACCCGGGCAGCAGCACGCCTTATCTTTGCTTCTCAAACGCCAGCAAGTACTTCAGCCTGTATGACGGGGACGTATGA